In Desulfomicrobium escambiense DSM 10707, the DNA window CCGTTCCAAAAAGCCTGCCCATCCGCTCTCCTCTTATGGGGTCAGCGACTCGTTGCGCTGCACGATGATTTCCACTTCCTCGGGCTTGGACTCCAGCAGTTCCACCCCGTCCGGAAAAAGGCGTTCGGGCTTGACGACGCTCTGCCCGAGGGCCGGATTTCCCCCGGGGTCCACCACCATGCGCAGCTGCTCCCGCCAATCCTTGTCCTTGAGGAGCCGCACCGGCACGAGCAGCCTGACCCGCACGAACTTGGGTTCCATGACGTACGTGAAGGCCGGGTACTCCACGGCTTCCAGGTTCACCTTGATCCAGATTTCCTGCTTGATGTGCCCGAAGTGCACGTCATAGCTGACCGAGGACACCGACGTGCGCACATCCGGGGGAAGCAGCAGGCGGGCCCGGCCCGACGCCGTCAGGCTGCCGTCCTCGGGGACCTGCACGCGCACCGTGGGGATTCTGTCCACCTTCTCCAAGGCGCTGGCAAACCCGGTCACCGTGACCTGATCCGGCACCACGGTGGCGTTCTTGAACTGCGTATCTTCGCCGGGCAGCCCTTCCCAGTCAAGGTGGACCGGCACGCTCTTGGAAACCATGACGTCGGCCACGAGTTCCAGGCGCGTCGGGTTGATCTCCACGACCTCCACCGCCGAAGTGATGGCCATGCTCTCGGGCACGAGCGGAATGACGTTGGGCCCGACCTGAACTTTGGCCAGATCGAGCTTGTAGGCCAGCCGGCCCGTGTTCAGGGACCGGACCTGGTTGCTCGTGCCCCGAATGCGCACCTGCAGCTTGCTGACCAGCCCGGAGGTGATCTCCATCTGTTGGGGGAGATTCACGAATTCGAGCGGCACCTCGAGCCACGTCTCGACCTTCTCCTGCCCCGAGACCACGTACCAGCACGCCAATGCCAGAAGCAGGGCCAGCGCTCTGTATTGCCAGTTATTCCACATTATTTCCTCAACGCAGCGGCAAGAACTTTCTTCAGGCGGACCTCATTGAGGCTGCTTGTGATCCGCCCGCCCACGGCCAGGGATATGCTGCCCCGCTCCTCGGACACGATGAGGGCCACGGAGTCGGTCTCCTCGGTCACGCCGATGGCCGCGCGATGCCGCGTGCCCAGCGCTGCCTCGTGCTTGAGGCCCACTGCCAGGGGCAGGATGCACGCCGCGGCCTCGATGCGGTTGTCGCGGATGATGACCGCTCCGTCGTGCAGGGGCGTGTCCTGATGAAAGATAGTCAGGAGCAGGTCCTTGCTGAAGGCGGCGTGCAGCTCGATGCCGCCCGAGACCACGTCTCCAAGGGGGATGTTGCGCTCGATGACGATGAGCGCCCCGGTCTTGCTCTTGGCCATCTGCACCAGGGCCAGTATGAGGTCGTCGAGGACCGCCGACTGCACGGTGTCCTTCTTGAAGATCGTGGTCGCGCCCATGACGGCCAGGGCCTTGCGGATGTCCCGGCGGAACAGGATGATGACCACAAGGAAGATGGAGCCCAGAAAATTGCCCAGCAGCCAGTTGAGCGTGTACAGGCCGAATTCCCCGGCCGCGAAGTAGGCGATGACGATGAGCAGCAGGCCGTAGATGACGGAAACGGCGCGGGTGCCCTTGATCAGCAGGATGATCCGGAAAAAGATGTAGCCCACCAGCAGGACGTCCAGGATGTCCTTCCAGGTGACTTGCAAATTGCCGATGGTGTAGCTCAGCACCCGACCTCCCCTTCTCCCGCCAATGCCCGCGCGACCATCAGGCCGTCGCGCGCCTCACGCACCTCATGCACGCGGTGGATGCGCACCCCCCGACCGTAGAGCGCCACCGTGGCCGCCAGGGTCGGGGCGTTGCGATCCCTGCCGTCGCGCCCCAGCAGGCCCTTCCACAGCGACTTGTTGGAAAGGCCCATGTACACCGGGCGCCCGAACTCGAAAAACCGCTCGATATTCCGCAGGATCTCCAGATTGTGCTCCAGGGTCTTGCCGAACCCGATGCCGGGGTCCAGAACCACGTTCCCTTCGGGCAGGCCGGCCCTGACCAAAAAATCAAGACGTGCGGCGAAAAAAGCTCTGACTTCGTCCACGACATCGTCGTATTTCGGCGCAACCTGCATGGTCCCCGGAGCGCCCTGGCTGTGCATGAGCACATAGCCGGGCCTCAGGTCGGCCACCACGTCCATGAGCCCCGGGTCCGCGCCCATGGCCGAAACGTCGTTGACGATGACGGCACCGGCTTCCAGGCAGGCCCTGGCCACGCGGGCCTTGGTCGTGTCGACGGACAGGACAGCGTCCGGGTGTGCCCGGAGCACCCCCTCGACCACCGGCAGGACGCGCTGCAGTTCGACGTCCGCCGGGACCACTTCAGCGAAGGGCCTGGTGCTCTCGCCGCCAATATCCAGAATGTCCGCGCCCTGGTCAAGAAGATGCAGCGCCTTGTCCACCAGCGCCCCGGTCCCGAAGGCGCTGCCGCCGTCGTAGAACGAGTCCGGTGTGGCGTTCAGGATTCCGACGACAAAAAAGGGGGCAGGACCGAGGGTCCTGCCCCTGAGCACATCCCAGGAGACGTTCTCTGCTCTCTCCCGGGACATGCGCTACTCGCCCGCCTTGTCGCCCGCGTCCCCCTCGTCCAGGGCGAAGCCCTCCTCGCCCGCTTCCGCGGACGAAGCAGCGGCCGCAGCACCGGCCGCGTTCCGGCCGCCGTTGCCCTGCGGGGCCAGGGGTTCTCCCTGGATGATCTTGGCCACCTCCTCTCCCGTGAGGGTCTCGCGTTCGATGAGGGACAGGGACAGGGCGTGCAGGAGTTCGATGTTGTCCTGCAGGATGGTCTTGGCGCGGTTGTAGGCGTCGCCCAGGATGCGCTTGACCTCGAGGTCGATGAGTTTGGCGGTCTCGTCGCTGTAGTCCTTGATGTGGGCCATGTCACGGCCCAGGAAGACCTCGTCGTCCTTCTTGCCCAGAGCCATGGGGCCGAACTCCTCGCTCATGCCCCATTCGCAGACCATGCGCTTGGCCATGGCCGTGGCGCGTTCGATGTCGTTGCCCGCACCCGTGGTGATGGAGTTGAAGACGAGTTCCTCGGCCGCCCGGCCGCCGAAGAGCACGGCCAGGTTGTTCTGGAGATAGGTCTTGGAGTAGGTGTGGCGGTCATCCACGGGCAGTTGCATGGTCACGCCCAAGGCGCGGCCGCGGGGGATGATGGACACCTTGTGGATGGGGTCCGTGCCCGGCAGGAACTTGGCCACCAAGGTGTGCCCGGCCTCGTGGTAGGCCGTGGTCTTCTTCTCCTCGTCGCTCAGGATCATGGAGCGTCGCTCCTTGCCCATCATGACCTTGTCCTTGGCCTCCTCGAAGTCGAGCATGGTGACCTTGTCCTGGCTCAGCTTGGCGGCGTGCAGGGCCGCCTCGTTGACCAGATTCTCGAGGTCCGCGCCGGAGAAGCCGGGCGTGCCGCGGGCCAGGACGTCGAGGTCCACCTCTGGCGACAGGGGGGTCTTTCTCGTGTGCACTTCAAGGATGCGCTTGCGGCCCTTGAGGTCGGGGTTGGGGACCACGACCTGACGGTCGAAGCGGCCCGGACGCAGCAGCGCCGGGTCGAGGACGTCGGGACGGTTGGTGGCGGCGATGAGGATGACGCCCTCGTTGGACTCGAAGCCGTCCATCTCGACGAGCATGGCATTCAAGGTCTGCTCGCGCTCGTCATGGCCGCCGCCCAGACCCGCGCCGCGCTGACGGCCCACGGCGTCGATCTCGTCGATGAAGATCAGACAGGGAGCGTTCTTCTTGCCCTGGATGAAGAGGTCGCGCACGCGGGCCGCGCCCACGCCCACAAACATCTCCACGAAGTCGGAGCCGGAGATGGAGAAGAAGGGCACCCCGGCCTCGCCGGCCACGGCCCGGGCCAGCAGGGTCTTGCCCGTGCCGGGACCTCCGACCAGCAGCACGCCCTTGGGGATGCGTCCGCCCAGACGCGTGAACTTCTTGGGGTTGCTCAGGAAGTCGACGATCTCCTGCAGTTCCTCCTTGGCCTCGTCCACGCCGGCCACGTCGGCGAAGGTGACCTTGGTCTCCTCCTGGGTGACCATTTTGGCCCTGGAGCGGCCGAAGGACATGGCCTTGCCTCCCCCCCCCTGCATCTGGCGCATGAAGAAGATCCACACGCCAATCAGAAGGAGCATGGGAAACCAGGAGATGAGCACCGTCATGTACCAGGGTGCGTCCTCCTCGGGCTCGGCCTTGACCTGCACGTTGTTCTTGACCAGCGTGTCGACCAGGGTCGGATCGTTGGGCGAATAGGAGCTGAAGCGCTGGTCGTTGACCAGCACGCCGGTGATTCGCGAACCTTGAATCTTGACGCTGGTGACCTCGCCCTGGCGGACCTTGGTCAGAAATTCCGTGTAGTTGAGATCATTGGGCGGCACGGGCGGCTGATTGAACAGGTTGAACAGGACAATCATGACCATGCAGATCGCGGCCCAGAGGACCAGATTCTTGGAAAAACTGTTCAAATGAGAAAACCTCCATAAGCCGGGTCGTCACAGGTCCCTCGCCACCGGCCGTCTTTGTCGTCATAGTGGGTTCATGCTTAGCTGAACGAGATGTGATTGTTAAGTTCAGTTTCAGGAATGACAAGCAAATTTTCGTAGAAATACGCCTTTTTTGAAAGGTCGCCCGAAAACCTTGATCATTGTGCGGGGCATTGATAGATACGTGCCTCCCAAGGGGGAAGCGTATCGTCACCGGTGTGGCGCCCGGTCTTCAAAACCGGTGGAAGGTCGAGAGGTCTTCGGTAGGTTCGACTCCTATACGCTTCCGCCACCCCTACGCATTGTCAGCCCGCTCCGCCCGTCTCGCACCTCTCCAGAAACCGACCTTATGCGATAGCCAACCGCTCCGCGCAGTTTGTACGTTCCTCATCCGTGGAGCGCGTCCGTCGATTGCGGGGTGCTATGCGGCAAAATCCTGCGGGAGAATGGCCCAGGCCGCGCGCCGGCCGGCCTGGAGGCTGCCGTACTCTCCGTCGATGCCGAGGATCTCCGCGGGATTGAGGGTCACCATGGCCAGGAGTTCGACCAGCGGCGTGCTCGAAGACAGCACGGTCTTCACGGCGCGCAGTTCCTCCCACAGGTCCAGATCGGTGTTGGAGGCGAGGGAATCCGTACCCAGGCACACGGGCACTCCGGCGGCTCGCAGGGCCGCGACAGAAGCCTCGCCCACGCCGATCCGGCTGTTGCTGCGCGG includes these proteins:
- a CDS encoding CdaR family protein; protein product: MWNNWQYRALALLLALACWYVVSGQEKVETWLEVPLEFVNLPQQMEITSGLVSKLQVRIRGTSNQVRSLNTGRLAYKLDLAKVQVGPNVIPLVPESMAITSAVEVVEINPTRLELVADVMVSKSVPVHLDWEGLPGEDTQFKNATVVPDQVTVTGFASALEKVDRIPTVRVQVPEDGSLTASGRARLLLPPDVRTSVSSVSYDVHFGHIKQEIWIKVNLEAVEYPAFTYVMEPKFVRVRLLVPVRLLKDKDWREQLRMVVDPGGNPALGQSVVKPERLFPDGVELLESKPEEVEIIVQRNESLTP
- the ftsH gene encoding ATP-dependent zinc metalloprotease FtsH, with the translated sequence MNSFSKNLVLWAAICMVMIVLFNLFNQPPVPPNDLNYTEFLTKVRQGEVTSVKIQGSRITGVLVNDQRFSSYSPNDPTLVDTLVKNNVQVKAEPEEDAPWYMTVLISWFPMLLLIGVWIFFMRQMQGGGGKAMSFGRSRAKMVTQEETKVTFADVAGVDEAKEELQEIVDFLSNPKKFTRLGGRIPKGVLLVGGPGTGKTLLARAVAGEAGVPFFSISGSDFVEMFVGVGAARVRDLFIQGKKNAPCLIFIDEIDAVGRQRGAGLGGGHDEREQTLNAMLVEMDGFESNEGVILIAATNRPDVLDPALLRPGRFDRQVVVPNPDLKGRKRILEVHTRKTPLSPEVDLDVLARGTPGFSGADLENLVNEAALHAAKLSQDKVTMLDFEEAKDKVMMGKERRSMILSDEEKKTTAYHEAGHTLVAKFLPGTDPIHKVSIIPRGRALGVTMQLPVDDRHTYSKTYLQNNLAVLFGGRAAEELVFNSITTGAGNDIERATAMAKRMVCEWGMSEEFGPMALGKKDDEVFLGRDMAHIKDYSDETAKLIDLEVKRILGDAYNRAKTILQDNIELLHALSLSLIERETLTGEEVAKIIQGEPLAPQGNGGRNAAGAAAAASSAEAGEEGFALDEGDAGDKAGE
- the cdaA gene encoding diadenylate cyclase CdaA — encoded protein: MLSYTIGNLQVTWKDILDVLLVGYIFFRIILLIKGTRAVSVIYGLLLIVIAYFAAGEFGLYTLNWLLGNFLGSIFLVVIILFRRDIRKALAVMGATTIFKKDTVQSAVLDDLILALVQMAKSKTGALIVIERNIPLGDVVSGGIELHAAFSKDLLLTIFHQDTPLHDGAVIIRDNRIEAAACILPLAVGLKHEAALGTRHRAAIGVTEETDSVALIVSEERGSISLAVGGRITSSLNEVRLKKVLAAALRK
- the folP gene encoding dihydropteroate synthase, which produces MSRERAENVSWDVLRGRTLGPAPFFVVGILNATPDSFYDGGSAFGTGALVDKALHLLDQGADILDIGGESTRPFAEVVPADVELQRVLPVVEGVLRAHPDAVLSVDTTKARVARACLEAGAVIVNDVSAMGADPGLMDVVADLRPGYVLMHSQGAPGTMQVAPKYDDVVDEVRAFFAARLDFLVRAGLPEGNVVLDPGIGFGKTLEHNLEILRNIERFFEFGRPVYMGLSNKSLWKGLLGRDGRDRNAPTLAATVALYGRGVRIHRVHEVREARDGLMVARALAGEGEVGC